A genomic segment from Clostridium pasteurianum BC1 encodes:
- a CDS encoding gamma carbonic anhydrase family protein produces the protein MLINHLGKDPIIDTNAFIAPNATICGDVRIGKNTRIMYGAAVIAEGGTIEIGDNCVVLENAVLRSTVKHSLKIGNEVLIGPNAHVVGCTVEDSVFIATGASIFHGAKLCKSSVVKINGVVHIKTTLPENESVPIGWIAIGNPVKMFPAEKHDEIWSIQEPLNFPKYVYGVDQEIEAENTMYEVMKMMTNALKAHKDDTII, from the coding sequence ATGTTAATAAATCATTTAGGAAAAGATCCTATTATTGATACAAATGCTTTTATTGCGCCTAATGCTACGATATGTGGTGATGTTAGAATTGGTAAAAATACAAGGATTATGTATGGTGCTGCAGTAATTGCTGAAGGTGGCACTATAGAAATAGGTGATAATTGTGTAGTATTAGAAAATGCAGTTTTAAGAAGTACAGTTAAACATTCTTTAAAAATTGGTAATGAAGTATTGATTGGACCTAACGCTCATGTGGTAGGGTGTACAGTTGAAGATAGTGTCTTTATTGCTACAGGCGCTTCTATATTCCATGGTGCAAAACTATGCAAAAGTTCAGTTGTTAAAATAAACGGAGTTGTTCATATAAAAACTACGCTTCCAGAAAATGAGTCCGTGCCTATTGGATGGATAGCTATTGGTAATCCGGTGAAGATGTTCCCTGCTGAAAAGCATGATGAGATTTGGTCAATACAAGAACCTTTGAATTTTCCCAAATATGTTTATGGTGTAGATCAGGAAATTGAAGCAGAAAATACTATGTATGAAGTTATGAAAATGATGACAAATGCTTTAAAAGCACATAAAGACGATACAATAATTTAA
- a CDS encoding macrolide family glycosyltransferase, whose protein sequence is MSKVLFLSIPAHGHVNPTLGLVNELIKQGEEITYFCSEDFKEKIEKTGAEFKSYKVESNLFGRKHNMPNDMQIDKLFDYINEMLKSSDKIIKDILNQIKDKTFDYIMYTAMFPFGNVIAQILKIPSISSFAVFATPKELMSQNKELIDEELIKKHPVIDTYKKVSKQLKEVYNVEMPDNMISLFFNKGDINIAYTSKYFVAHPEYYDDSFKFIGPPVYDRKENLDFPFEKLEGKKVIYISLGTVFNNTDSKLYDIFFKTFANTDAVVVMAAYNVDLSEFDIPDNFIVRNYVPQSEILKYTDVAITHAGMNSTSDLLYNNIPFVAIPIGADQPYMAKRAEELGATISLDKDNLTPEILKNSVKKVLTDPSYLKNIKKISDSFKEAGGYKKAVEEIFKLKREKVILA, encoded by the coding sequence ATGTCAAAAGTACTTTTTTTAAGTATACCGGCTCATGGTCATGTTAATCCTACATTAGGATTAGTAAATGAATTAATAAAACAAGGTGAGGAAATTACTTATTTTTGTTCAGAAGATTTTAAAGAAAAAATCGAAAAAACAGGTGCTGAATTTAAAAGTTATAAAGTAGAATCAAACCTTTTTGGAAGAAAACATAATATGCCTAATGATATGCAGATAGATAAATTATTTGATTATATAAATGAAATGCTTAAATCAAGTGATAAAATTATAAAGGACATCTTAAATCAAATTAAGGATAAAACATTTGATTACATTATGTATACAGCTATGTTTCCTTTTGGAAATGTCATTGCTCAAATATTAAAAATACCTTCTATTTCTTCCTTCGCAGTATTTGCTACTCCAAAAGAACTTATGTCTCAAAACAAAGAATTAATAGATGAAGAGTTAATAAAAAAACATCCAGTTATAGATACTTACAAAAAAGTTTCAAAACAATTAAAAGAAGTCTATAATGTAGAAATGCCTGATAACATGATTAGCTTATTTTTCAATAAAGGTGATATAAATATTGCGTATACTTCTAAATATTTTGTTGCACATCCAGAATATTATGATGACAGCTTTAAATTTATAGGACCACCAGTATATGATAGAAAAGAAAACCTAGATTTTCCTTTTGAAAAATTAGAAGGAAAGAAAGTTATTTATATTTCATTGGGTACAGTATTTAATAATACTGATAGTAAGCTTTATGATATCTTCTTTAAAACTTTTGCTAATACTGATGCTGTTGTGGTTATGGCAGCATACAATGTAGATTTATCTGAATTTGATATACCGGATAATTTTATTGTAAGAAATTATGTTCCTCAATCAGAGATTTTAAAGTATACTGACGTGGCAATAACTCATGCAGGCATGAACAGTACTAGTGACTTATTATATAATAATATACCTTTTGTAGCAATACCTATAGGAGCAGATCAACCATATATGGCAAAAAGAGCTGAAGAATTAGGAGCAACTATTTCTCTTGATAAGGATAATCTTACTCCAGAAATTTTAAAAAATTCTGTTAAGAAGGTTTTAACTGATCCAAGTTATCTTAAAAATATAAAAAAAATAAGTGACTCTTTTAAAGAAGCTGGTGGCTATAAAAAAGCAGTTGAAGAAATTTTTAAGTTAAAAAGAGAAAAAGTTATTCTTGCTTAA